GAGTCAATCCCAAAGTTAGTTGAACTTTGCGAAGCGGTCTCCCAGCCATGAGGTTACGCAGCTTGAGTTCCAGTCGTTCGCATCGCGCCACCGAGTTCTGCCTGCAGCGCCTGGCGCAGCACGGGGAGCGCCCGGAAGCCTCTGATCCGCCGCAAGCGGGGCTCGATGTCCAGGAGCGCGGCGGCCAGCCAACGCTGTTTCTGATCGGAGGTCCGCCACCGATCCACCTTGTCGGTCCGCTGCCCCAGGAGCGCATTGAGCGATTCGAGACAGTTGGTGGTCTTCAAGCTGACCCCGAGCGCCCCGAACACGCCGAGGCGGTGCAGCGTCAGCGTCTCCTCAAATCCCTCATCGAGGCTCGTGACCGCCGATTCATTGACCAGCCGCAGTTCCTGCCGGATCCGGAGAAGCGCGGCCTTCGCCTCGGGGTAGTGCGGCTGCTCATAGGCCGCTTGGAGCTTCCGACGAAAGCTCGCCCGCTGACACTTCGGCAGGTACGCGAGGACATTCTCCCGCTTATGCCACTGACAGCGCTGGACGGCGGCGGAGTCCCCGAAAACCGTCTGGAGCGCCTTGCGGAGCCCCTTCGCCCCGTCGATGACACAGAGCAGCCCCGGCTCCATCCGCAACCCGCGCTCCACCAGTTCCCGCAAGAAGGCGGCACAGACCATCTCGTTTTCGGTCGCGGTCTGCACGAACCCCAGGATAACCTTCTCCCCCGTCAGGGTAATCCCCAGCGCGATCACCATGCGGTCCTCGGCGAAGGTCTTGCCATCCAGGATCAGCGCCACGACGTCGTAGCGGTCCAGGCGCCGCTCTTGGAGGGCCTGGAGCTGTTTCGCGCTCGCCCGGATGAAGCGGCGAGAGACGGAAGAGGGACTCAACCCGAAGGCCTCCGGAACCGCCTCCGCACAAGCTTCGTAGTCCCGACAACTCAGGCCGACGAGCACCTTCCGGAACAGCCCCACATCGGCGGCCCGCGGGACCTGGAACCGCTGATACGTGGGCAGGGGGAGCTCTCGGTTGCGAGGCAGATCCCGGACCCGCTGGTAGGTGATGGGGAGCTTCTGATCCGCCAGGTAGATCGAGCCCCGTTGGTGTCCCCAGCGGACGGCC
The sequence above is drawn from the Candidatus Methylomirabilis lanthanidiphila genome and encodes:
- a CDS encoding Transposase, Mutator family produces the protein MKRVIRIQGKGKVKDVGLRELDTVPEADRLDARVALIQALIPVAMEAVADELQAEVLRLAGPKHTRTGGVPGAVRWGHQRGSIYLADQKLPITYQRVRDLPRNRELPLPTYQRFQVPRAADVGLFRKVLVGLSCRDYEACAEAVPEAFGLSPSSVSRRFIRASAKQLQALQERRLDRYDVVALILDGKTFAEDRMVIALGITLTGEKVILGFVQTATENEMVCAAFLRELVERGLRMEPGLLCVIDGAKGLRKALQTVFGDSAAVQRCQWHKRENVLAYLPKCQRASFRRKLQAAYEQPHYPEAKAALLRIRQELRLVNESAVTSLDEGFEETLTLHRLGVFGALGVSLKTTNCLESLNALLGQRTDKVDRWRTSDQKQRWLAAALLDIEPRLRRIRGFRALPVLRQALQAELGGAMRTTGTQAA